aaatattactAATCAAAGGGAAAGGTTTTACAAAGGGAAACGAGATAcaaaattatttttcaatattgCTATAAGGATCAGCGTGTTTCTTGCTATTTCAAACGACAAACGGTTCGTTCGATAGTATTGATTATTAGGAATAATCAATGATTCATTAGTGAGCCACATACTCTGATAAAACGATGGCATAGCGTTAAGAACATCTGGTGCATTAATGAAATACTATCTAAGGGTTAGATTGCTTCGCCTTATtctctgctgctaccgataGCGACCCGCACACCGTATTCGCAATTCGGCGTCATTTGCAGCCACGGCATTAGTGTCACTCGGATAACCATATTTAATGAGCAATTTTACTGCTTCGTAATAGTCATTGGATTTCCATAAATTCTCGCCTCGCTCGCCATTTGTTCACTTCCGCCAAGTTTAACGCCACACGCTACAACGAGCTCACAGGCTTCAGGCTGCAAATGAACTGGAAAACCGGTTGCACTACATAAAAGTTCACTAATTAATGCAGAGTGACAATGTCATCGTCGCAGAACAACCATCAATCGAAATACTCATTTTTCTACTTTCAATCTACCTACATCGGTCCTGTAGGCTAGCATCTCACGTGGTCTTCTAGGGCGTATCCGCCGGGTTGGTAATCCGTTCACAGAGCGCATCGACAGTCAGGACTTCTGATAAGCAAACATAACAGGAGAGGGGTTGTACCCACCCAGGAAAAAAGCATTCCAGGTGTATGGCCTCGGTTCATCACTTATTTAATTTGCCGTCGATGCAATCAGTACCGACCGGTTTTGAAGGTTCAGCATCGCTCGTGGGGATTCGTTGCAGAGAAATGGTCCAGtaattttttgcaaaaaatggCCCAGTCCTAAAACTATGTTGGTAATGTTTGTTCGTCAGCATTCTAGCTATATGACACATTACGGTCTGATTGCCGAACCGTTTGTGTAACTTAGGCGGAACGAGCTGGTTGGTTAGCATACCGTGATTGAATATCCAATTAAAAGGAGTCAACGAACCAGCTGGCtcattgaatttatttgacTTTGGATTAGCCCAACATACGATAACGACTTATGATGACGATTCTCGTTAACAAAGGATTGATCCTCCTTCCGAGACGGTCTTGAGTTCGTCTTGTATTGAAGGAACCCTTGAAATTactgttttaaaaaatagttTGTGGAAGCTAAATTACAACGTGTTAACGACGGTCAATCTAAAAGAATCAAGAACAACCATATAACTTTAGTTGTTATAAGTTTTATACTAATCTCCTGAAGAATTTTAAGTTTCCAAAAGCAATTGTGcacctttttttattaatcacAATGAAAGATTGATTTGTGAGTTATGGTAAAagttgcttcctgctgctgcttacttgGATGTTAATATGTTGGTGTGTTAATAGAATGCTGGTTAAATCCTGGGCGTCTAAGATCTTGGTCCTTGTACTGATTTGCAGTTTGAAAATGATCAAATGAACCTCGCATTCGTCTTAGGTTTTTGTTCATGATGATCCCAGTATGCCTATCATCTCCTATCCCGAAGCAATCCCCCTTATTATTGGAACATGCGGATTCTGCGCGTTGAACCAACGCGccatgcaacaacaaaaagcgcGCCTCGGATGAACGTTTTGCAAAAAGCATCCCAAAACAGGGAAAGAGAGGACTCCAAACATTGCTCCCCGTGTGACCGGATGCTGGAGTAACAGCTATAAAATGGTCCGCCGTCTTTTTTGCCGGGTTCACTCGTTGGAATGCGCTGAAGCCATCAGCATTTGTCCCGGACGGACAGGTGGCGCGGCGTGTCCTTTCTCGTGTATCGGTGACATCAATGTGCTATTTCTCGTgaatgctctgctctgttcgAAGGACTACAAATCCGAAAATGTAACCGTGACCAGTGTTCTGCCGGATGTGCTTACTTTTATGGCCGTGGCCGTATAGTAATACGCAAGTAGCTGATTGATTCAGGGTGGACGGTGCAAATTCTGtgctagcaacagcaacgctgTGCTGATTGCCAGGTGTCCTTGGTGTCAACAAACGGCTTATgaaaagcagcaaagcaaagtggAAACACGAGGCTACATCTATAAGGTGAGAGAGAAGGATTCAATCTAAAATTTGAAGTGTTTGCTCATGATTTCCGTATGATTAAAGAGTAGTATAGTGCTCAGCATTACTTCATTAAAGTCCATTGTCTCGTTATTCCCACCCTGCTGTACTATGCGGCACACCAGCCGAACGTGACCAGCTAGAGTAGCCCACACGATTTATGCAGATGACTACCATTGAGATAATAGTCCTCGTTGATAATTCATGCACAGAAACCGTAGGATAAACCGATCCGACTCACACTCCAGACCTATCCCAAAAGTGTTACTAAAACGATGGAATGATGTCCGTCATTAGTTATCATCTAAGTGACCCGAACGAATGGAACCGGCTGAAACTACATAAGCCCCACTAGAGACGTTGTTCCCGAGGGACGGTGGTGCAGAAGCAATCCAAGCAGTCGCCATACGCAATCATCAAAATGCAGGGCACCAACTGGGATGTGAACGATTTGAGGTTCGTCACCGTTGCTTCGCGAAACTGAAAAAAACTTAATCAATTCCACTGGAATCAAGCAACTCTTGAGCACGTCgttttggtggtttggtgcgaaattcccttttttcgcattCCTGCCGGTATTTGGCTCCGTCTTCGGATACCGGAGATGTGACAGACGACGGCGGAACAACCGCCAAACGAGACAAGGCATTCTTTCGAGCTGTTTTCTGGTTTTCATTCTCCCCTTTACTCCATCAAAGCACCACATCTTCCTGTTGAAAGCAAAGCACATATTGCAGAACAGTGCTTCGTTAGATCGTTGTATCCAGTCGCAAGCACTCACCCGGTGCATGATTTGAAGATTCGATgcgttttccagttttctgcTACCCCCGCCTCTAACCCTTTCCCTTTGGCGAGACGTAAGCCACAGGACCAAAGCAATTCGGCGTCAGGGCGAATTGCCGACAAATTCACATATTTTCGCGGAATACCCAATAAACACATTCACCCAGCTCGTCATCCTCGGCCCTTTTATGGCAGGAACACGGCATGTTCTGCGACAAGTGCAGAAGTGGCCCCGTCGGAGGGGTGAACAtgtgaatttttaatttcccgAGTGTCTCGTGTCCGGCCTGCCGACCGGCCAGATTGCAACAAATTAAGGAACTCGGGCGAGGCATTTGGTCCCTTGAGGGAGAATAAGGTGCAAAGTGTTTAGGGTGCGTAACTCATACATTATTAATTTCACCTTAGCAACAAGCCAAAGCCACCCGTTATCCGCTTTTCTCCCAGCGGCTAGATTTTAAGAAGTTTCATTCGGACGTTTAAGTGTGGAAATATGAATGTAAGTACGCCACGCTACATAGGCTGCTAGTCTGTTATGGTAGTCCAGCTTGGCCTCACGTGCTTGCGTTACTACTGATGATCTGGAGAAGAACCCCTTATTAACGTAGTTTCTACTTCAGGCACTCTGGTAACATGCTACAACCTTCTATCCCTTGGTTTTCAACGATACAGCTTAATTTACAAATGGCTGctttgcatttgatttttatgcttatatttatttattagagGAATTGCGGCGTATTATTTAACGACGATTCACTACTAAGCCATTTACTATTGGCTAATATACAGCTCTTATACAAGGCTTATGGAATAACTACTCCGGTTCTACTGTTGTTCCACACAATTTTCCACACAATAGCTACTAATTGTTTATTCTGCTTCTCTACATCACCTACGTATGGTGGGCTAGAGAGTTTTCAAAAGACTTACCAGATCACGTGGTTTTCATAAACCATGACGAGATTCAATTACAAGATGTTCATGAAAATTGCGATTCCGACACCTTATTGAGTGTGTTTGATCCTTTTAGTACGGCCGGAAATTTCACGAAACTATTCAAACGTATTTTCATTCCCGTGCAGATTGTAACGACGAAATTTCAATCCTAAACCGACGGATTCGTCGGAGGTGGACATTAGACACTGAATCCAGGATGCATTCACGGGTGTTAATGGTTTGCTGGCGACGCAAGCTGTTTTTTATCGGGGCCGCCTTGCTGTTTCTGTTCGCGCTGTGGTTCTGGGGTTTCCTGTACACGACGCACATCACCGAGGAAGGCGGTAAGATCGTTTCGTTGCGGGAACTAATGCTTGGGCGTACGCATGGTCGTCACGAAAGTCTGCTTCATCGGTTGGGCTTCTCCGATGCGGCCCCCAACACGGAAACCGCCGCATTCCGGACCTCGTACGGCGGTGGCTTGGTCGCCAATGGAGGGGTAAGGTTCGTAAAGCCCACCACACCAGCATCGGGCGTAAGTAAAGGTCGGTTATCGCACTACGTACTCGTGATAGCTGCAAAATCTGCCTTGTGATTCTAACGATTGATTACTTGCTTCAGCACGCCAGGGTAATGAGTGGGATACGATCATGCAAGATGACCATGACGCTCGACACGGTGGAGATGAAAAGGTGCAGCGGCAGATCTCGGACGAAATGCGGATCGCCGCAGAAAGGCAAAGTCATTACGAGCATGAACTAAAACGGATGGGTGTACCGGTAATAGCTGGAATTGGTCCCGGTGGTAAGGGAGGATCACCGGTACACAGATTGGTGCATTTCGATTTGAAAGGAGCCCCACCGAAGGTAGCCTACCTGAGGCGTTTACTACCAATCTTGAAGACGCTCGGTGCAACGGGCATACTGCTCGAGTACGAGGATATGTTCCCTTACGGTGGTTCACTAGCACCATTGGCGGCCCACAACGCCTACAACCGAGACGATCTGTTGCAGATCTTGAAGACGGCATTCGCCCTGGGACTGAACGTTATACCACTGGTGCAGACATTCGGACACCTGGAGTACGcactgaaactgaaagagtTTACTCATCTCCGCGAGACGGAGGATTCTCCGCAAGCGCTCTGTCCGAGCTATAATGCCTCCATGGCATTTCTGGAGGAACTGCTAGGCCAGGTGATCGAATATCACACACCGGCAGACAACGAAAATCTACTCCATCGGGATGACATCGAGCGGCTTACGCCTAAGCTGACGCACGTACACATTGGGTGCGATGAGGTGTTCCGGTTGGCCGAGTGTTCTCGCTGTCGGCATCGACCCAAAGATCAACTATTTCTCGATCACGTGTATAATGTGGCAACAATGATACGACGTCGATGGCCCAAgctgcgcatcatcatctgggaCGATATGCTGCGTCACATGTCGCTCGAGGCACTTCAGGCGTCCGGCATCGGACCGTTAGTTGAACCGATGATCTGGGTGTATACGGAGGACATCTACAAGTTCGTCCAGTCGACCACCTGGGAGAAGTATGCGTCGGTATTCCGGACAGCATGGGCTGCGTCGGCATTCAAGGGTGCACACGGTGAGGGCCTGCTCATGCCACCGATACGACGTCACCTAGAGAATACGCTTCGATGGTTAGCAGTAATGCAGGGCGAGGGGAACCGCTTCTCACACGGTTTGCAAGGACTCGCACTAACCGGCTGGCAACGGTACGATCATTTTGCCATCCTCTGTGAACTGCTTCCGACCGCTTTGCCTAGTTTGGCCGTCTGTTTGTCCACGGCCGCAAAGGGATATTTCGATGTCAGCGCTCGAACCAACCCAATTCTAAGTAGTCTAACCTGCCCAGAACCGACCGGTGAGCATCACGCATGGTTAGAGCTACACAAGGACTCGCTCACGGTGACCTTTTCGCGCTGTATGTTCCCGGGCAGTGCGATTTACCGGTTTGCATTACGCCTCACGGCCCTGTTGGCGGAATCAAACGAGTACATCGAAGATATCAAGCAACACCGTGGTTGGCTTACGGACTATAACATACGTCACAATTTTAGCTCCGCTTCACGGGTCGATGAGTTACTCGGAGAGAACTACCGCCTCCTTAACTCCGTTTCCAACTTGGCACGCAATGCCGGCTCGACACTGGCTGAAGTATACGATCATGTAAGTATCGAATTAGACTTTCATTTAATGTTACGTATGTGTACTTTTCACTGCACCATActtatttttcgatttatgCTATCACAGTGGACATATGGAGAATTCATCGAGCAACGCATCTTTCCGGTACTAGAGGAGCTGAAACGGATGGAACGGGCGGGCGAAGCGCTGCGTAAGCGTCGTGTATGGCCACAGCGTCCGTTGCCATACCTAAAACCATTCGAAGTTCTCGGCATCGACGAAAAAACCTAGCTAGCCGAGTACGTCAAGATACCGTTCCGACACTGAAAGCCGGAATCAATCTTGATGCAAGCGTCTTGGTCAACTAGATTAATTCACCGGCTCTATTGCTCTAACCGTATTGCGACGGACTGGGCCTAGAGACTTTTCACTAGTAAACTGGTGTTTTTCATCAGCAGTCCGACAAAAATTGAATGCAAACAAGACTGACCGCACCGTGCTATTGGTAGAGTATCTAGAAGTGAGTGAAAATCCCGCATCAAACGGAGCTAGTGGATAGTACAACACGACACAGATAGGCAAATGTTACGTCCAATAAAGACCGATCATAGTAGCTATAGAGCCGTACCACCGCGAATCGTTCTTTCAGAGCATACTAAATCGGATATTCCAGTGTTAAAGCTTAAAAAGAACTCTACCATACTTACTCCGTTagtcgatttcgatttttgatttcaatttattgcgTATGTTCCGCTCTAATGTGGGCATCGAGGGATTGCTCAGTCGAGAAGCTAATCGTACACATCGTGCAAATCCACTCAAATGAttcttgctgctgatgatgttgctgcagctgctgctgtggctgctgctgttcctggcTCTTAAGTGATGTATTGCCCGTTCCCAGGTGCATCCGACGGTGTACCTGAAGCGGGGTGTGTTGGGAAAACGATTGTCCACAGATATCACAGCTGTAGGGGCGCTCCTTAGTATGTGTGCGCCGATGCGAGTACATAGCATTGCGGCGAGCGAAATCTTTGCCACAGATTTCACAGACATACGGCTTCAAACCCGTATGCTTTGTCATGTGTATTTCCAGGTCTTTGCGCGTGAGATGCGCTTTGTTGCAAACCTGAAATCGTCCATAAATGAACCGTAAGTGTTAGAACAGGCTCTAGTAACTAAGGTAGTATCACTGATCGTCTTACCTCGCAGATGAACGCACGCTCATTGCGATGGATCTTGCGGTGGACGGTTAGATAGCTGCGTGAAGTGAAACTTTTGCCACACTCCTCGCACGGATAGCGCACCTCTgcccgatggtgctgctgaatATGCGCCTGGAGGAGCGATTTATTGGTGAACTGTTTATCGCACTGATCGCAGCTGAACGGCTTTAGCCCCAGATGTCGATTCTGATGATCTTGCAACGCTTGCTTCGATTTGTACGTTTGTTCACACAGGTTGCACTGGAAGTGTCGTTCCAGATTATGCGCCCGACGGTGCGCGGACAGATAACTACGGTTTTGAAAACCCTTCGAGCAGATATCGCAGAAAAACTCAAAAGTGTTCGTATGCCGTGCGAGATGCTCTTCGAGACCGATGCGGGATTTGAACGCTTTTGAGCACCCATCGAAGGAACACTTGAACGCTGCCAATCGCAAATGTGTGTTGCGATGCACTTTCAGCTTCTGCCGACTGTGGAACGTTTTGAAGCACACATCGCAAGTCTTACCGTCCAATGCAAACACTTCCGAGGTACGGTTTATGCTACCGGGAACCGTTTCCGGTACACTCGGTTGAGGAAACCCATCGTCGGAGTCATCGCTCACACGAATCGATTGAACAGATTGCGGGTCTAGTTCAATGGTCGACGAAACGACAATCGATTGAGAAGCATCATGTCCGGGAATCATTGACTGATTGATGATGTGGTCCTCACCATGTACAGGGTCCATGCTTAATCGTTGGACCTGTATATCGCTTATGGACTGGAAAAAGTAATAGAACGCGGTTCATCATAATTACTTTTTTCTCAACCTTACTGTATACTGCATACCGATTCTTGATGACCATCCGACGGTGTCTTCAACCCTGCGAAATCATCGTAGCTGATGTCGTTATCGTCTGCGGTAGTCTCGGCTCGGTGCATACTCTCTTGGGTAGTGATCGATGTTCCGATTTCGACATAAGGATCGAAGCATGCGTTTACTTGAGTTGCCGTTTGTAATGGATGTAACTGTTCTTCAGGACGATGATGCACCAGATGCTGTTCATCTTGTGGTTGGATCGTCAAACCTTGCTTTACTACATGTTCGGAATACTTATCATCCTCATTTTTATGAATAGACATCTCCAAGCCGTGTTGCTGTAAGACAAATAGTGAAAAAAGAATTTCAATACCGATATCGAGTAATTCCTTTCAAAAACATACTTCGAAATCATCACCATTCGTCGTGAAATCTAGATCTTCTTTTTGCAGGCTACGCATGATGTCGTCATAGTCCCGATTCAGTTGGGACTTTTCCGACTCGTCCATCATAAACTCGTTGCCAGTGAAATTAATATCGGCCAGGATTTGATGGTGCTGCGCATCATCTACCGCTTGCTGATTCGAGTGCGCCACTTGGCTCGTCGTTGGCTGTTGAGGTTGCAGTTGGCCCTCCATACAGTACTGCACACAATCGTTGCCGGCTACCGGTTCCGTCGAAGAGCAGGTTGCTGTAGTGGGAAAGTATAGCAAGAGACCTGCGGAGCAAAGGACACTATAGTTCTGTTCCTTCGTAAGCTGTGGGGCTGGTGTCTGGTGTACCTACCATAGTAGTATTCCTGGTTTTTCAACGCGGTTTCACGGAACGTTGCGAACAGCTCGAGCTTGAAGAGGCAATCCTGGCAGATGTACTTGGAAAACAGCGGCGGCTCGGTGTCGCTCACCTCGATCGACATGCACTCTCGCAGCATTTTAGGCAGATTGCGCAGTAAGCCATCTGCGGAGGTGATGGCGGTGAACCCGAACAGCTCGCTCTTCTTCAAACACAACCGACACAGATCGCTCATCGTGCTCCACCATCGATGCAAAATAGTGCAGCTCAGAATGGCCTCGCTCGGTAGGAAAAGGCTCTTTCTGCAGTATTATCTTCTAATAGAACAAgttatctt
The sequence above is a segment of the Anopheles darlingi chromosome 2, idAnoDarlMG_H_01, whole genome shotgun sequence genome. Coding sequences within it:
- the LOC125950025 gene encoding hexosaminidase D, producing the protein MHSRVLMVCWRRKLFFIGAALLFLFALWFWGFLYTTHITEEGGKIVSLRELMLGRTHGRHESLLHRLGFSDAAPNTETAAFRTSYGGGLVANGGVRFVKPTTPASGVSKARQGNEWDTIMQDDHDARHGGDEKVQRQISDEMRIAAERQSHYEHELKRMGVPVIAGIGPGGKGGSPVHRLVHFDLKGAPPKVAYLRRLLPILKTLGATGILLEYEDMFPYGGSLAPLAAHNAYNRDDLLQILKTAFALGLNVIPLVQTFGHLEYALKLKEFTHLRETEDSPQALCPSYNASMAFLEELLGQVIEYHTPADNENLLHRDDIERLTPKLTHVHIGCDEVFRLAECSRCRHRPKDQLFLDHVYNVATMIRRRWPKLRIIIWDDMLRHMSLEALQASGIGPLVEPMIWVYTEDIYKFVQSTTWEKYASVFRTAWAASAFKGAHGEGLLMPPIRRHLENTLRWLAVMQGEGNRFSHGLQGLALTGWQRYDHFAILCELLPTALPSLAVCLSTAAKGYFDVSARTNPILSSLTCPEPTGEHHAWLELHKDSLTVTFSRCMFPGSAIYRFALRLTALLAESNEYIEDIKQHRGWLTDYNIRHNFSSASRVDELLGENYRLLNSVSNLARNAGSTLAEVYDHWTYGEFIEQRIFPVLEELKRMERAGEALRKRRVWPQRPLPYLKPFEVLGIDEKT
- the LOC125950026 gene encoding zinc finger protein 525-like, producing MSDLCRLCLKKSELFGFTAITSADGLLRNLPKMLRECMSIEVSDTEPPLFSKYICQDCLFKLELFATFRETALKNQEYYYGLLLYFPTTATCSSTEPVAGNDCVQYCMEGQLQPQQPTTSQVAHSNQQAVDDAQHHQILADINFTGNEFMMDESEKSQLNRDYDDIMRSLQKEDLDFTTNGDDFEQHGLEMSIHKNEDDKYSEHVVKQGLTIQPQDEQHLVHHRPEEQLHPLQTATQVNACFDPYVEIGTSITTQESMHRAETTADDNDISYDDFAGLKTPSDGHQESSISDIQVQRLSMDPVHGEDHIINQSMIPGHDASQSIVVSSTIELDPQSVQSIRVSDDSDDGFPQPSVPETVPGSINRTSEVFALDGKTCDVCFKTFHSRQKLKVHRNTHLRLAAFKCSFDGCSKAFKSRIGLEEHLARHTNTFEFFCDICSKGFQNRSYLSAHRRAHNLERHFQCNLCEQTYKSKQALQDHQNRHLGLKPFSCDQCDKQFTNKSLLQAHIQQHHRAEVRYPCEECGKSFTSRSYLTVHRKIHRNERAFICEVCNKAHLTRKDLEIHMTKHTGLKPYVCEICGKDFARRNAMYSHRRTHTKERPYSCDICGQSFSQHTPLQVHRRMHLGTGNTSLKSQEQQQPQQQLQQHHQQQESFEWICTMCTISFSTEQSLDAHIRAEHTQ